From Mustelus asterias chromosome 5, sMusAst1.hap1.1, whole genome shotgun sequence, a single genomic window includes:
- the LOC144494090 gene encoding interleukin-20 receptor subunit alpha-like yields the protein MLRVDELDRSCTGIKMPTTSLLLMTLFILSEVTGIPCGNTLIAPSNVHFLSIDLQNVVHWGLVGEKGCRILFAVQYKVYGEKDWKNKKECQNITRTCCDLSNETADYEEHYYARVRAVSGAGSSDWNRSGRFNPKVETNISSPKVTVETGVGSISITLTAPKKWKNNDAISLAKVFQELKYNLSIINSKTNKALVFLEDVEFKKVDALDHDTTYCVTAQSVEYSFYRISQPSEIVCVTTPKDPAKQMVKIILLGCVLPVFVFIFLFILVGCCTYKYVCISEQKQPLNLLLQYRSSKKTFIFIPPEPLKINIMVFENGGNKVLSHGCVDPEDCETPLNSQLLSKSANKWSVTPLSKDSSKTGYKSQTVENPTAKCAISRQNVVQAADWLQQADHTPPSHPASGKETQNGIQYEMLVLENISQPQRQLNLQPPSEDCTEPQQAGYRSQLPRRPLIRGATQPSVEYSFIGTAATHIPQNEEVLHTLSGEADKPLQTSYIPRPVTSGTNTQAAGSNADCAGIGSYRAVDPGHEILYLPKVPQKLEENNYKSQFQPPPLTGMAPLASVDHCPVVMVDHLYLLNENHHDEVKEPDTTILDWDINTGKLTIPAVSIKADSENSDSLIQTVDSGIGLLSSLYTKDLPEEAVVTEEDTYISQFQRHWRLHVQT from the exons gaATTCCCTGCGGAAACACATTGATTGCCCCGAGCAATGTGCATTTTCTGTCAATCGATCTGCAGAACGTTGTGCACTGGGGGCTGGTCGGTGAGAAAGGATGCAGGATACTGTTTGCCGTGCAGTATAAAGT gTATGGAGAAAAAGATTGGAAGAACAAAAAAGAATGCCAGAACATTACCAGAACATGCTGCGACCTTTCAAATGAAACGGCTGATTATGAAGAACATTACTATGCCAGAGTAAGGGCTGTTTCAGGAGCAGGCTCCTCAGATTGGAATAGAAGTGGAAGATTCAATCCTAAAGTGGAAA CAAACATCAGTTCTCCAAAAGTAACAGTAGAAACTGGGGTTGGCTCCATCTCCATTACTTTGACCGCTCCCAAAAAATGGAAGAACAATGACGCAATTTCACTGGCAAAAGTTTTCCAGGAATTAAAATACAACTTGTCTATCATTAATAGCAAGACAAACAAGGCG CTTGTTTTCCTAGAAGATGTTGAATTTAAAAAAGTGGACGCCCTGGATCACGATACCACTTATTGTGTGACTGCCCAATCCGTGGAGTATTCCTTTTACAGAATAAGTCAACCATCTGAAATTGTTTGTGTGACAACACCAAAAG ATCCTGCAAAACAAATGGTCAAAATTATCCTGCTTGGATGTGTTCTGCctgtctttgttttcatttttttgttcattttggtGGGATGTTGCACATACAAatatgtgtgtatcagtgagcagAAGCAACCTCTAAATCTG CTGCTACAGTATCGCTCATCAAAGAAGACATTCATCTTCATTCCACCTGAACCTTTGAAGATTAATATTATGGTGTTTGAAAATGGGGGTAATAAAGTGTTGTCACATGGCTGTGTGGATCCTGAGGATTGTGAAACCCCTCTAAACTCTCAGCTTCTCAGCAAATCTGCCAATAAATGGAGTGTCACACCTTTGTCAAAAGACAGCAGCAAAACTGGGTATAAGTCTCAGACGGTGGAAAATCCAACTGCCAAGTGTGCAATTAGCAGACAGAATGTCGTCCAGGCTGCCGACTGGCTCCAGCAAGCTGATCACACACCTCCATCCCATCCCGCAAGTGGAAAAGAGACGCAGAATGGCATTCAGTATGAAATGCTTGTATTGGAGAACATCAGTCAGCCTCAGCGGCAGCTGAACCTTCAGCCACCAAGTGAAGATTGTACGGAGCCGCAACAAGCTGGCTACAGATCACAACTGCCCAGACGGCCTCTGATCAGAGGcgccacacagcccagtgttgAATATAGTTTCATTGGGACAGCAGCAACTCATATTCCACAAAATGAAGAAGTACTCCACACGCTGAGTGGGGAGGCTGACAAGCCACTGCAGACCAGTTACATCCCACGTCCAGTCACAAGTGGCACAAACACACAAGCTGCAGGGAGTAATGCTGATTGTGCTGGAATTGGATCATATAGAGCTGTTGATCCAGGACATGAAATCCTTTACCTGCCAAAAGTGCCCCAGAAACTAGAAGAGAATAATTATAAGTCACAATTTCAACCACCACCACTGACTGGAATGGCTCCACTGGCCAGTGTTGACCACTGTCCTGTTGTAATGGTTGATCATTTATATTTACTGAATGAAAACCACCATGATGAGGTCAAGGAGCCAGATACGACAATATTAGATTGGGACATCAATACTGGCAAGCTGACCATACCTGCGGTCAGTATCAAAGCCGATTCCGAAAACAGTGATTCTCTGATACAAACTGTTGACTCAGGGATTGGTCTCCTCTCCTCATTGTATACAAAGGACCTTCCTGAGGAAGCAGTGGTGACTGAAGAAGATACTTACATATCACAGTTTCAACGACACTGGAGGTTGCATGTACAAACCTAG